A single region of the Veillonellales bacterium genome encodes:
- the rplE gene encoding 50S ribosomal protein L5, with protein MARLKEKYTNEVAQSLMTKFGYQNVMEIPKVEKVVLNMGVGEAVGNPKVLDAAVGDMTQIAGQRPIVTRAKKSIAAFKIREGMPIGAKVTLRGERMYQFLDKLFNVALPRVRDFRGVSPRSFDGRGNYTMGVKEQLIFPEIEYDKIDKIRGMDIIIVTTAKTDEEARELLKLMGMPFSA; from the coding sequence ATGGCCAGATTAAAAGAAAAGTATACAAACGAAGTGGCTCAATCTTTAATGACGAAGTTCGGCTATCAAAATGTCATGGAGATTCCTAAAGTTGAAAAAGTTGTCCTTAACATGGGGGTCGGCGAAGCGGTTGGCAACCCGAAAGTGTTGGATGCGGCAGTAGGTGATATGACTCAGATTGCCGGACAAAGACCGATAGTAACCCGGGCTAAAAAATCAATTGCAGCATTTAAAATTCGTGAAGGAATGCCGATTGGGGCCAAAGTTACCCTTCGCGGCGAGCGGATGTATCAATTTTTGGATAAATTGTTCAACGTTGCGCTGCCGCGTGTGCGTGACTTTCGCGGCGTGAGTCCCCGGTCCTTTGACGGTCGCGGTAACTACACCATGGGCGTGAAAGAACAGCTTATATTCCCTGAAATTGAATATGATAAAATCGATAAAATTCGCGGAATGGATATCATCATTGTGACGACTGCTAAAACAGACGAAGAAGCGCGTGAGCTTTTAAAACTGATGGGTATGCCATTCAGCGCATAA
- the rplX gene encoding 50S ribosomal protein L24, which yields MSESNKLHVKKGDTVVVLSGKDKGKKGKVIEALPKKGKVVVEGVNKVKRHTKASQKLPQGGILTKEAALNSAKVMLVCPECKEPTRIKKSSLASGTWARVCKKCGEIIDKEK from the coding sequence ATGTCAGAAAGCAATAAACTGCATGTTAAAAAAGGCGATACCGTAGTTGTTTTGTCCGGTAAGGACAAAGGCAAAAAAGGTAAAGTCATTGAAGCTCTGCCGAAAAAAGGTAAAGTCGTTGTTGAAGGTGTGAATAAAGTAAAACGTCACACTAAGGCGAGTCAAAAGCTGCCCCAAGGCGGTATCCTTACGAAAGAAGCAGCGCTGAATTCGGCAAAAGTGATGCTCGTTTGCCCGGAATGTAAAGAACCAACCCGTATTAAAAAATCGTCTCTGGCCAGTGGCACTTGGGCCCGTGTTTGTAAAAAATGCGGCGAAATTATTGATAAAGAAAAATAA
- a CDS encoding type Z 30S ribosomal protein S14, whose translation MAKKALIEKWKNGSKFKVRHYNRCKICGRPHGYLRKFEMCRICFRELSYKGAIPGVTKASW comes from the coding sequence GTGGCCAAGAAGGCATTAATTGAAAAATGGAAGAACGGGTCAAAATTTAAAGTGCGCCATTACAATAGATGTAAAATTTGCGGACGTCCTCACGGATATCTGCGCAAGTTTGAAATGTGCCGTATTTGCTTTAGAGAACTGAGCTACAAAGGTGCCATTCCAGGGGTAACCAAAGCCAGCTGGTAG
- a CDS encoding uL14 family ribosomal protein yields the protein KSPRGTRIFGPVARELREKDFMKIVSLAPEVI from the coding sequence TAAAAGCCCCAGAGGGACCCGTATATTTGGGCCGGTAGCGAGAGAACTGCGTGAAAAAGACTTTATGAAGATTGTCTCGCTGGCGCCGGAAGTAATCTAA